The Sulfitobacter pacificus genomic sequence ACGAGTCCACAGATTGAGCAAGAGGTCCGTCCACCGGTTAAATGGAAATTTCCTCGACGAGAGAGGCAATTTCGGCCGAATCCACCCATGAAACTAAAGCGACACTGACATGTCGCTGAGCATATTCTTTGGTGTCCGATAATGCAAACTTATTGGACATAGAAAGGAGCCGCAGGGTGGGGCAGTTTCTACACTATATGGTAGGCAAAAGCGCCGCCGTGCGATAGTCTTGTGGCATGACCTATCAGTCCGCCACCATCTCAAACAACCAGAGCACCCTACCGCAGCTACCCGGTTGGGTCACCTCCGGTCGTGTCGAAACCCTTGAAACTGTGGCCTTTCGGTCCGGGGCGGCGCTCACGGTGCTTGACCAGCTGATCGGTGATCCCAGGCATGGCGTGCCTGGCAAGCTGCTGGCCAACCGGTTGGCGCTGACCGCGGCCACGGCGACCTCAAAACTCGAGGGTCGCTTGGCCAAAGAGGCGGATATCCGCGACGCCTATCACCTGACGCCGCTGGGCGAGGCGCGCGGTCCTGACGGTGATCTGCTGGCGCACTGGCGCGAGGCCGCTCGGTCGAAACTGACCGGGCGCGATTGGCACGCGGGGCTCGTTGGGCCGGAGTTTGAAATGGACGTCGACGGTTGGCTGCAATCAGCAGCGAACCATAGTCAGTCCCAGGGACCTCTGACGGGGTGTGTTGCGGTGATGCGCTTCGTTCTGCGGGCGGATGACCGAGCTGAGCGGGTGGCGTGTCTGATGTCAGATATCGTGCTAGCGCGGTTTATGAACTGGTCATCTGTCTTACCGATCTCGGCTCAGCATCTCACCAAAGCCATGCTGCGCGACCTGGCTGCAGAGGGGCAGGGGACAGAGCTGGCGGTTCAACAGCGCCTTCTTCGGTCCGTCGAAGACACGACCCGATTGGCGCGTGACCTTGCACGCCGCGCCGAGGCCCTTCGTACTGTTGCGCCAAAACTGCGGGCCAAAGGATCGGACCCAGCCGTCGCACTATTCCTGTCTGAGGATGCCGTGGCGCCCTCGACGATGCTGTCCCCAATGATCCAAGGGACGAGTTTCCCGATGACCGACCGGGCGGCACGACGGTTCTGCGATCGGCTTGTCGAACTGGGCGTGGCGCGGGAATTAACCGGGCGGCCGACCTTCCGGCTCTATGGGATAGCTCTATGACGGCCGCGACGAAGAAACGGAAACCAGCGGATCAAGGCGAAGTCGTATTTGACCGGGAGCTTGCTGATCTGCCCCAAGAGCTGCGCTGGCGCGAGTGGATGGGGCGGATCGAGGCGGTGCTCTTCGCCAGTGCCACACCGGTGGGCCGCGATGATCTTGCCCGCGTGGTGGGGCAGGGGGCCTCGGTCGAGATACTGATCGATGACATTCAGACGGAGTTGGCCGGCCGACCCTATGAATTGGCGCAAGTGGCGGGCGGTTGGATGTTCCGAACCCGCACCCAGTTCGCCGATGCGATCAAAGCCGCCGCTGATCTTGGGGACCAGTCTTTGGCCTTCACCGAGATCGAGATGGGGGTGCTCTGTGCCATTGCCTACCATCAGCCGATCGACCGGGCGGGTCTCAAGGACATCTTCGGCAAGGAGGTGAGCCGCGATCTGCTCGCCCGGCTGCGGTACAAGGATCTGATTGCGTCGGGACCGCGCGCACCACGGGCGGGTGCACCACATACTTTTGTAACCACTGCGACGTTTCTGACGACGTTTGGTCTGCATTCTTTGCGGGATTTGCCGGAGTTGGAACTGAGTGACGCTTTATGAGTAGTGATCGTCTAAGTATCGAGGCTATCTTTGTTCCCGGTTTTGGGGAACCTGTTCACGCTGAAACGTATTTGCAGGCGTTGTCGGAGACCGAATGGACCGAACTGCGTGCCGAAGCGACTCGTTCAAGGCGAAGTGGTAATCCGGTTCTCTTGTGCGGTGACTGCCGTGGCTCAGTCTATGGACGTGAGTCAACGGCTGGGCGACGTCATTGCTATCATTTTGGCACGGACGTCAAAGATTGCCGATGGGCGACTGCTAACGCGGCAAATTTTCGTTCAATCGACGCCTCAAAGTTTAAGGGAAATCAAGAAGGCGAACGCCATAAAGCCCTCAAAGCGATGATCTGTGAAATTCTTTCATTTGATGTTGATGCGGCTGACGCGGGCATCATTCCGGAGCGTTATACGAAGGGAACCGATGGGGAGTATGCCTTTCC encodes the following:
- a CDS encoding DUF1403 family protein, translating into MTYQSATISNNQSTLPQLPGWVTSGRVETLETVAFRSGAALTVLDQLIGDPRHGVPGKLLANRLALTAATATSKLEGRLAKEADIRDAYHLTPLGEARGPDGDLLAHWREAARSKLTGRDWHAGLVGPEFEMDVDGWLQSAANHSQSQGPLTGCVAVMRFVLRADDRAERVACLMSDIVLARFMNWSSVLPISAQHLTKAMLRDLAAEGQGTELAVQQRLLRSVEDTTRLARDLARRAEALRTVAPKLRAKGSDPAVALFLSEDAVAPSTMLSPMIQGTSFPMTDRAARRFCDRLVELGVARELTGRPTFRLYGIAL
- the scpB gene encoding SMC-Scp complex subunit ScpB — encoded protein: MTAATKKRKPADQGEVVFDRELADLPQELRWREWMGRIEAVLFASATPVGRDDLARVVGQGASVEILIDDIQTELAGRPYELAQVAGGWMFRTRTQFADAIKAAADLGDQSLAFTEIEMGVLCAIAYHQPIDRAGLKDIFGKEVSRDLLARLRYKDLIASGPRAPRAGAPHTFVTTATFLTTFGLHSLRDLPELELSDAL